A single window of Pontibacillus chungwhensis DNA harbors:
- a CDS encoding metal ABC transporter permease: MTYSLWIITTGVLVGITCGMTGALLVLRKMSMLADAISHTVLLGIVGAFLVTHSLNGVPMLIGAAIVGILTALMVQLLDSSGVQSDAAIGVVFTSLFALGVVLISFIGDSVHLDVEHALMGEIAFVPWDTWTWNGINLGPTAVWLLGFVFILNLSIILLFYKEFKISTFDPQLAISIGVPVVAIHYVLMSMVSFSTVASFDSVGAILVVAMLIVPGATSYLLTDSFGGMIALSALIGALSSLLGYTFALFVDVSISGAMATATGVLFTLAFFLSPKHGMLAKWYRRKQQQKKQLRAS; this comes from the coding sequence ATGACGTATAGTTTATGGATTATTACAACAGGAGTCTTGGTAGGTATCACTTGTGGTATGACAGGAGCTTTACTCGTTCTTAGAAAAATGTCGATGCTTGCAGACGCCATCAGTCATACCGTTCTCCTCGGGATTGTAGGAGCATTTCTCGTGACCCATTCTCTAAATGGAGTTCCCATGCTAATCGGAGCAGCCATAGTAGGCATACTAACCGCTTTAATGGTGCAACTCCTCGATTCAAGCGGAGTTCAATCCGATGCTGCAATCGGGGTCGTGTTCACTTCTCTCTTCGCACTCGGCGTCGTCTTGATCTCCTTTATAGGAGATAGTGTACACCTAGACGTTGAACACGCCTTAATGGGAGAAATTGCATTTGTCCCATGGGATACATGGACATGGAACGGGATAAACTTAGGCCCCACTGCAGTATGGCTATTAGGCTTCGTGTTTATCTTAAACCTATCCATCATCTTACTATTTTATAAGGAATTTAAAATTAGCACCTTTGATCCTCAGTTAGCTATATCAATAGGAGTGCCAGTGGTCGCTATTCATTATGTATTAATGTCGATGGTATCCTTCTCTACCGTGGCCTCATTCGATAGCGTGGGAGCTATCCTTGTTGTAGCTATGTTAATCGTACCAGGAGCAACTTCATACCTTCTCACTGATTCCTTCGGTGGTATGATCGCCTTAAGTGCTCTTATCGGCGCACTCTCCTCCTTACTAGGATACACCTTCGCTCTTTTTGTAGATGTATCGATATCAGGAGCCATGGCCACTGCAACAGGAGTGCTCTTTACTCTCGCTTTCTTCCTAAGTCCAAAACACGGAATGCTAGCGAAATGGTACAGACGGAAACAACAGCAAAAGAAACAACTGAGAGCATCGTGA